The Sedimentibacter sp. zth1 DNA segment ATGCTTTAGAATATAATGAACGAAATAAATATATAAAGGATAAAATCAAAAGACTTTTAGATAGGGCAGCATGGACAATGATAAGTCAGCTGAAAAAAGGTAATTTCAAACCTGAATTTACAGAATATGAGATTAAAAAGCAAATTAAGGAAATATCAAAAGAAATAGTTCTTAAAGGTAGAATTGATAGAATAGATGTGTTTGAAGATGGTGATAATGCTTATGTAAATATTATCGACTATAAATCTGCTAAAAAAGATATTTCTTTGAGCGATGTTATAAATGGATTACAACTACAGCTATTTGTATATTTGTCTTCAATTATAGAGGGTAACTTTAATATTGAAAAATCAGTACCTAAAATTGGGGGTGTTTTCTATTTTAACATCGATGATCCTCTAGTCAATGGAGATGCAACACCTAAGGAAATATATGAAGAAGAAATACTTAAGGAGTTATCATTAAAGGGTTACGTAGTAGAGGATATGAATGTTATATCTAATATAGATGAAGATTTTGAAAAAAACAGGACATCAGATATCATACCTGTAAAATTAAAGGCGGATAATACTCTATCTAAAACTTCAAAGACTCTTAATTATGATGAATACAAGCTTATACTTGATAAAGTTGAAGATGTAACTAAAAAAATATCACAACGAATTATTAATGGTGAAATAGAAATAAACCCATACAAAAAAGATGACGATAGAACCCCTTGTTCATATTGTGACTATAAAACTATCTGTCAGTTTGATCCGTCTATTGATGGAAATAAATATAGAAGTATTAAAAATTCAAATAGAGAAACAATAATTAGCGAATTAATGCTTGAAAATGAGAGTAAATCGAAGAAATAAATAATAGAAGTTGAGTAGCAATAGATTACTCAACTTCTATTATTTCATGGTTTAAGGTCAAAATCTTTTCATTTGTACTATTATTTATGCTATTTGCTTCATTAAAATCTATTGGGTTTGTATAGTTCGTTAGATATTCACCACACACATCCATACCAATTATTTTGTGCTTAATAATTATATATTCAACTGCCTTTACAAACTCATACATGTGCATTTGTCCTTGATCCCAGTTTGTTTTTGCTACGTCTTCACAAAACACATCCTTATCAACAGAAATATAGACAGGGTATTTAATTACGTCCCTAAGCTCTGTGTACCATGAATTTTGTTTAAAAATTATATCATTCGGAAAAACTGTCACTTTTTCTTTGAATCTTGCATCGAGTGTTTTTAAAGAAATTCTGCTTGTTCCAACTAATACTATTTGTTTTAGATAT contains these protein-coding regions:
- a CDS encoding arginase family protein gives rise to the protein MKNDILLFDFDGVYQKQDFYKKNEHEWVFKNRLTGSNAYCDQIASHNIRKKLKNIYLPNISFIGSGNYHYISLFLTEKLTQNFTLVLFDNHSDMQKTVFEDLLSCGSWLRCAFENEKYLKQIVLVGTSRISLKTLDARFKEKVTVFPNDIIFKQNSWYTELRDVIKYPVYISVDKDVFCEDVAKTNWDQGQMHMYEFVKAVEYIIIKHKIIGMDVCGEYLTNYTNPIDFNEANSINNSTNEKILTLNHEIIEVE